The proteins below come from a single Podarcis muralis chromosome 8, rPodMur119.hap1.1, whole genome shotgun sequence genomic window:
- the PLAG1 gene encoding zinc finger protein PLAG1 isoform X1, giving the protein MATVIPGDLSEVRDTQKVPSGKRKRGESKPRKNFPCQLCDKAFNSVEKLKVHSYSHTGERPYKCTQQDCTKAFVSKYKLLRHMATHSPEKTHKCNYCEKMFHRKDHLKNHLHTHNPNKEAFKCEECGKNYNTKLGFKRHLALHAATSGDLTCKVCLQTFESTGVLLEHLKTHAGKSSGGVKEKKHQCEHCDRRFYTRKDVRRHMVVHTGRKDFLCQYCAQRFGRKDHLTRHMKKSHNQELLKVKTEPMDLLDPFPCNVSVPIKDELLPVMSLSSSELTSKPFTNTLQLNLYNTQIQSMQSSTSAHQMVATSLPLGMPCPIDMESVHPSHQLSLKYPLSSTSYTVSMTDKEQPLKGEIESYLMELQSGMPSSSQDSQASSSKLGLDPQVGPLDDGSGDVSLSKSSVSISEPLSTPSLDFSQLFNFIPVNGPPFNPSVSVGNLGMSYTQEEAHSSMTHLPQQAQDPHDPGNGIGLGSLHSLSAAFTSSLNTTTTLPRFHQAFQ; this is encoded by the exons ATGGCCACTGTCATTCCTGGTGATTTGTCAGAAGTAAGAGATACCCAGAAAGTCCCTTCAGGGAAACGTAAGCGTGGTGAATCCAAACCAAGAAAAAACTTTCCTTGCCAACTGTGTGACAAGGCCTTTAACAGTGTTGAGAAATTAAAGGTTCACTCATACTCTCACACAGGAGAGAGGCCCTACAAGTGCACACAACAAGACTGCACCAAGGCCTTTGTTTCTAAGTACAAATTACTAAG GCATATGGCTACTCATTCTCCTGAGAAAACCCACAAGTGTAATTATTGTGAGAAAATGTTTCATCGAAAAGATCACCTAAAGAATCACCTACATACACATAATCCCAATAAAGAGGCCTTTAAGTGTgaagaatgtggaaagaactacAACACGAAGCTTGGGTTTAAGCGTCACCTGGCTTTGCATGCTGCAACAAGTGGTGACCTCACCTGTAAAGTATGTTTGCAGACATTTGAAAGCACAGGGGTGTTGCTGGAGCACCTAAAAACTCATGCAGGCAAATCATCAGGTGGAGTGAAGGAGAAAAAGCACCAGTGTGAACATTGTGATCGTCGGTTTTACACCCGAAAGGATGTCCGAAGACACATGGTAGTGCACACTGGAAGAAAGGACTTCCTCTGTCAGTATTGCGCACAGAGATTTGGCCGGAAGGATCACCTAACACGGCATATGAAGAAAAGTCACAACCAAGAACTTCTGAAGGTCAAAACGGAGCCAATGGATCTACTAGACCCATTTCCTTGCAATGTTTCTGTGCCTATAAAGGACGAGTTACTTCCAGTGATGTCTTTATCTTCCAGTGAACTGACATCAAAGCCATTTACAAACACTTTGCAATTAAATCTCTACAATACTCAGATTCAGTCCATGCAGAGCTCAACATCTGCACACCAAATGGTTGCCACATCATTACCTTTAGGAATGCCTTGTCCAATAGATATGGAATCTGTCCATCCTTCTCACCAGCTCTCTCTAAAATATCCACTCAGTTCTACCTCATATACAGTTTCTATGACTGATAAAGAGCAGCCATTGAAAGGGGAAATTGAAAGTTACTTAATGGAACTGCAAAGTGGTATGCCTTCTTCATCCCAAGATTCTCAAGCATCTTCATCTAAATTAGGGTTGGATCCTCAAGTAGGGCCACTAGATGATGGATCTGGGGATGTTTCCCTTTCAAAAAGTTCAGTTTCTATTAGTGAACCTCTAAGCACCCCATCACTGGACTTCTCTCAGTTATTCAATTTTATACCTGTAAATGGACCTCCTTTTAATCCTTCTGTTTCTGTAGGAAATCTTGGAATGAGTTACACGCAAGAGGAAGCACATTCATCTATGACGCACCTTCCTCAACAGGCACAAGATCCACATGACCCTGGTAATGGTATAGGTCTTGGGTCTTTGCATTCATTATCAGCAGCTTTCACAAGCAGTTTAAACACAACCACAACCTTACCACGTTTTCATCAAGCTTTCCAATAG
- the PLAG1 gene encoding zinc finger protein PLAG1 isoform X2 — translation MATHSPEKTHKCNYCEKMFHRKDHLKNHLHTHNPNKEAFKCEECGKNYNTKLGFKRHLALHAATSGDLTCKVCLQTFESTGVLLEHLKTHAGKSSGGVKEKKHQCEHCDRRFYTRKDVRRHMVVHTGRKDFLCQYCAQRFGRKDHLTRHMKKSHNQELLKVKTEPMDLLDPFPCNVSVPIKDELLPVMSLSSSELTSKPFTNTLQLNLYNTQIQSMQSSTSAHQMVATSLPLGMPCPIDMESVHPSHQLSLKYPLSSTSYTVSMTDKEQPLKGEIESYLMELQSGMPSSSQDSQASSSKLGLDPQVGPLDDGSGDVSLSKSSVSISEPLSTPSLDFSQLFNFIPVNGPPFNPSVSVGNLGMSYTQEEAHSSMTHLPQQAQDPHDPGNGIGLGSLHSLSAAFTSSLNTTTTLPRFHQAFQ, via the coding sequence ATGGCTACTCATTCTCCTGAGAAAACCCACAAGTGTAATTATTGTGAGAAAATGTTTCATCGAAAAGATCACCTAAAGAATCACCTACATACACATAATCCCAATAAAGAGGCCTTTAAGTGTgaagaatgtggaaagaactacAACACGAAGCTTGGGTTTAAGCGTCACCTGGCTTTGCATGCTGCAACAAGTGGTGACCTCACCTGTAAAGTATGTTTGCAGACATTTGAAAGCACAGGGGTGTTGCTGGAGCACCTAAAAACTCATGCAGGCAAATCATCAGGTGGAGTGAAGGAGAAAAAGCACCAGTGTGAACATTGTGATCGTCGGTTTTACACCCGAAAGGATGTCCGAAGACACATGGTAGTGCACACTGGAAGAAAGGACTTCCTCTGTCAGTATTGCGCACAGAGATTTGGCCGGAAGGATCACCTAACACGGCATATGAAGAAAAGTCACAACCAAGAACTTCTGAAGGTCAAAACGGAGCCAATGGATCTACTAGACCCATTTCCTTGCAATGTTTCTGTGCCTATAAAGGACGAGTTACTTCCAGTGATGTCTTTATCTTCCAGTGAACTGACATCAAAGCCATTTACAAACACTTTGCAATTAAATCTCTACAATACTCAGATTCAGTCCATGCAGAGCTCAACATCTGCACACCAAATGGTTGCCACATCATTACCTTTAGGAATGCCTTGTCCAATAGATATGGAATCTGTCCATCCTTCTCACCAGCTCTCTCTAAAATATCCACTCAGTTCTACCTCATATACAGTTTCTATGACTGATAAAGAGCAGCCATTGAAAGGGGAAATTGAAAGTTACTTAATGGAACTGCAAAGTGGTATGCCTTCTTCATCCCAAGATTCTCAAGCATCTTCATCTAAATTAGGGTTGGATCCTCAAGTAGGGCCACTAGATGATGGATCTGGGGATGTTTCCCTTTCAAAAAGTTCAGTTTCTATTAGTGAACCTCTAAGCACCCCATCACTGGACTTCTCTCAGTTATTCAATTTTATACCTGTAAATGGACCTCCTTTTAATCCTTCTGTTTCTGTAGGAAATCTTGGAATGAGTTACACGCAAGAGGAAGCACATTCATCTATGACGCACCTTCCTCAACAGGCACAAGATCCACATGACCCTGGTAATGGTATAGGTCTTGGGTCTTTGCATTCATTATCAGCAGCTTTCACAAGCAGTTTAAACACAACCACAACCTTACCACGTTTTCATCAAGCTTTCCAATAG